CTTTGTATAAACGAAAAGTTCGCAAAGCTTTGTCTAAAATAGCTTTGCGAAGTTTATAAACATAGCCCAAGGTTTCAACCTTGGGTACACAAAGATTGGAACACAATGCGCTATTAATGTTTCAACCTTGGGTAACAAAGATTGAAATACGATATGCACCCAAGGTTGAAACCTTGGGCTATGTTCTGAATAAATTGCGAAATGATTATGTAAAAATTAGCCACAGATTAAAAGATTGTGCAGATTTTTAAAATCCTTTTAATTCTTATAATCTGTGGCTAAAAAAACTTTGCGAACCTTGCGTAAATCGTAGCGCTCTTAGCGGTTAAATCAAAAACTATATATTCTCAATCTGAATACGTTTTTTGTCTTTTGACTGCTTGAACGAAGTAGGAGTAAAGCCCGTAATTTTTTTGAATTGATTACTCAAATGTGCGACATTACTATAATTTAATAAATCTGCAATTTCGCTTAAGGATAGCTCATTGTATATCAGCAGTTCTTTTACTTTTTCGATTTTCTGACTGATGAAATATTTCTCTATAGTCGTATTTTCAATTTCAGAAAACAAATTGCTCAATGAGTTATAATCTTGATTTAGATTTTCTACTAAATAATCAGACAAATTGGTTTTTAACTCGTTGTTTTTATGATGAACCAAGTCGACAATCAAATTTTTAATCTTTTCGATTGTTTTACTTTTTTTATCATCTAATAAATCAAAACCTAGATTTTGAAGATTTTTAAGTAAAGTTTCTTTCTGGTTTTCTGTGATTTCGTTTTCTAATTCCACTTCTCCAAGCTCAACAGAAACAGTTGGAAGTCCGAGTTTTTCAAACTCAGACTCCACTGCCATTTTGCATCTGCTGCATACCATATTTTTGATATAGAGCTTCATTCTTTACTTAATGGTTTCAACCACATTTCCGCAAGTCAGCATGGAAGAACCATAATAAGGATTCTTAACGGCTTTTTCTTTGCTTAGCCAATCTGCATCTGCCATTGGACAGTATTGTTTGTAAATTGGCTGATCTGGATTTGAAACCTTAATTAAATCATATGTGTTTTTAGATAGTGATTTGAAAGACTCGCGTTGTTTTTTAATATCCGTATTAGAGGAAATCGCTTTTGCATCGGCGGTTAATTTTTTAACTACTTTCATCCAAACCGTATGTTCGTTACTTTTTAATTTGTCCATTTTTACGGCCCCAATTGCAGTCAGTAAGCTTGCCGCTTTCGCCGAAGTAGATTTGGCATCACTTTTAATAAGGGCATCTTTTACCGCAAAATAATTATCGAAAACAGATTGTAATTCACCAGAAGCCAGAACATCTTCTGTAGTAGTTTGTAATTTTATTTCGTTTGCTGTAATTGTGTTTACAGAAAATACTATCGCGATTGCTGCTAAAACAGCTGTTATTGAATTTTTCATTTTTATATATTTTTTATAAAAGGAAGAAGCTTTCCTTTTGATTATTTTATTGATATTGAAGCACAAATTTCTAAACAAGACCCATTTATGGCTGTACAGAATAGAAATATTATATTTTGGGAGGTAACCAAATAGAGGTGAAACCATCAGAAATGTTGGTTTCATTATAATAAGAAATCGGTTTTTCTACAGAAAAATTAAAATTGTTTTGAAAGCTCAAATCATTTGAAGCCGGAATACTAAATTGTAAAGATGAAGTTGTGCAGTTGGTATGACTGCATTTTCTGTCGCAATCATGTTTTTTCTTTTTTGATTTTGAAGTTTCCTTGCAGCAGCTTTTAGTACAGCAGTCTTTTTCCTTTTTCTCGGAAGTCATTTCTTTTTTAGGCGAAATTTTTCCAGAATGATTCCCACATGCATATCCAGAAACGGGTATCAAAAAGAAACCAGTTAGTAATAAAAGGAATGTTATGTAGACTTTTTTGTTCAAAGGAAATTTTTTGTTCTACAAATTTAGGTAAAAATATTAAGGCAAAATGCTCTTTTAGGATTTCAATAACTAAAGCTTTTTAAAATCAGTAGGCTTCATGTTTCTTTTCTTTTTAAAATAATTCGTCAAATGGCTTTCATCTGTAAAACCAAATTCATAAGCAATCTGTTTAATGGGTAATTGATTATTTTGGAATCTCTTCTCAATCAAAGTGGTTCTTAAATTATGAATATAATCGCGATAACTAATCGCAAAAGTTCTTTTAAAATAAGCACTGAAATACGTTTGAGCTATATTAAAATGTTCAGCGATTGTTTTAATTTGAACCAATTTCGGCTGGTAAATATTCTGATGAATATAATTAGCGATCTGCTCATTATCGATATGAGTTGAGGTCATCTGAAGGTTCATGCATCGAATGGTTTCTTTTATCAAACCAAAAATCGAAAGAATCTGGTAGAAAACAATTGGTGAATTCGTCACATCTATATATTGGTCATACTTTGTAATGTTTTCAATCGTATTTCTGAGGATTGTTTTACAGGGTTCGCCAAATTTCAAAACGGTTTCTTTTAGAATTTTGTCGCGCATGAAATTTTCCGGAGTATGAACCAGAAATTCATCACAGGTAAGATTTTGTTTTGAATTGAAATAATTGTCGGTGAATTTGATAAATATAAAACGTGTACTTTTCTTAATATCAAAATAATGTTCATCATCTGGCGAAATCACAAATAAATCGCCGGCTTTATATGATAATAGATTGTTGTTGATATGATGAATCCCGCTTCCTTTCTTAATATAAATGATTTCATAATAGGTATGAGAATGCGGAGGCAGATGAAATTTTTCTTCTTCAAATTCATCTATAATAAGCGTTTTGAATTGATTTAATTTCGGCATAACATATTTTTACAAATTTATATCGCAAATATACAATTTATTTCTGCTGCATCGGTTTTAAATTTGCACTGTAGAAAGTTTTTCCCTTTCTGTCTTAAATAGTTATGAAAAAAAGTCTTATCGCGTTATCGTTTGGAGGTCTAACAATAGGTATTACCGAATTTGTCATGATGGGTCTTCTCCCTGATATCGCTTCAGATATGAAAGTTACGATTCCGGTTGCCGGATATTTAATTTCATCTTATGCTCTTGGAGTTGTAATTGGTGCTCCTTTATTAGTAATTCTTGGAAGAAATTTTCCACCCAAAAAAATGCTTTTAATTTTAGCAGCAATGCTTACTGTTTTTAACGCGCTGTCTATTATTGCACCATCGTATAATTTTTTATTTGCTTCACGATTTTTATCGGGACTTCCTCACGGAGCCTTTTTCGGAGTGGGAGCTGTTGTGGCCAGCCGATTGGCAGATAAAGGAAAAGAAGCGCAAGCCATTGCCATTATGTTTTCTGGTTTAACATTGGCGAATTTAATTGGAGTTCCCATCGGCACATATATAGGCCACCATTTTATTTGGCGCTATACCTTTGTTTTAATTGCAATTGTGGGACTTTTAACGTTTTTTCTTATTGGGTTGTGGATGCCAAAATTAGAAAAAGGAGAAACGGTGAATATGAAAGAACAATTGCAGTTTTTTAAACGAACCGAAGCTTGGCTGATTATTGGAATTACAGCCATTGGTTTTGGAGGTCTTTTTGCTTGGATTAGTTATATCGCTCCTTTGTTAATTAATGTTTCTAAATTTTCTGAAGGAGATGTTTCTTCTATATTAATTCTGGCTGGGCTTGGTATGGTAGTTGGGAATTTTGTTGGAGGTAAACTAGCCGATAAATATTCACCTGCTCCCACAACATTAGCTCTATTGTTTGTAATGTCAATTGATTTGATTTTGGTTTATTTCTTTTCATCTAATCAATACGTTTCGTTGTTTTTGACTTTCTTAACTGGAGCCATTTCATTCTCGGTTATTGCGCCAATTCAAATGTTAATGATCCGTACTGCAAAAGGAGCCGAAATGATTGCTTCGGCATCATTGCAAGGAAGTTTTAATATAGGGAATGCTTTAGGAGCATTTTTAGGCGGACTTCCTTTGGCTGCTGGATACAGCTTTGCCTCACCCAATTTAATCGGAGTAGGAATGTCGGTTATTGGAATGCTTATCACACTTACTTTAATGAGAGTCCGTAAAAGTGATTTAAAATTACAAAGCGCATAAATCTTTATTCAAAAATACTTGAGAGCCCTTAGAGAAATCTAAGGGCTTTTTTATGTTTTAAAGATTTTGTTTTAACTCAATCTTACAAAACTGCCGTGCTCGCTATTTTGTTTTTGAGTAAAAGCGTGTTAAAATTTAAGTCTTTTCTAATTTTTTTCGAAGAATTTCAAGAGTTTTAAATGTTAGATATACACTTAAAAGATTTCTAAATCGATTTCGTGTAATCGATTGTTTTTTTAATAAAAAGTCAAAAAAACTGATGATTATAATAATATATTTAATATTTATATATCTATAAAATTACACATCTTGTATAAAAAAGCCTCTAAATTCTTGATTTTAGATTTTATTTATGAAATTTTTATGAATTTTAATTTTTTATATAAAAAAAATATCTATGTTTGTGTAATCGATTACAACTTTTTTTGGATGATTAAATTGAATTTTTATTAAGGTCATAATGAATCAGGAAAATCATAAGCACTCTGTTAAGATCAGGCTTTATTAATTCTGACAAAAATCGGGATCGGCAACAAAAAACTAAACCACAAAAAACCACTTAAAACATTTACTAACTTAAACAATCAACCAATGAATTTTAAAGATTTATTAAACAAGGCGGCAATTCGTTGTTCTGCAGTTGTTTTTTTATTGTGTTTGCTGATGAGTAATAAAATGCAGGCTCAGGCAGTGACAATAGAAGGAATCGTTAAAGATGCGGCAGGACTTTCTTTACCAGGAGTTAACGTATTGGAGAAAGGTACCAAAAATGGAACTTCTACAGACTTTGACGGACATTACAAAATTAAACTCACCAACCCAAAAGCAGTATTAAGTTTCTCCTTTATAGGATTTAAAACGGTAGACATTTCTGCCGAAGGAAAAACCAAAGTAAACACAACTTTATCTGAAGATTCAAACAACTTAAATGAGGTTGTTGTCATTGGATACGGAACATCTAAAAAATCAGATTTAACAGGAGCTGTAGCTACATTTTCTGGAAATGAAGTACGTAAAATTCCAGTGCCAAACGTAGCGGAAGCCTTAACCGGACGTATTGCAGGGGTTCAGGTAACGAGTTCTGAAGGTTCACCGGATTCAAATGTTCAGGTTCGAATTCGCGGAAACGGTTCGTTAAGTCAAGATGCTTCACCATTGTACATTGTTGACGGATTTCCCGTAAACAACATTAATGATATTTCTTCTTCAGATATCGAAACGATGACTGTGTTAAAAGATGCATCTTCTACGGCAATCTACGGTTCTAGAGGAGCTTACGGAGTTATCATCATTACCACTAAAAAAGGTAAAGATGGTAAAATAGCCGTAAACTTCAATATGTTCTACGGAATGAAAAAACTGGCTAATACTATTGACGTAACTGCTCCTGAAGATTACGTAAAATGGCAGTATGAATATGCTTTAATGGATCAGACAGATAAAACGATCTTAACCAATCCAAACTCATATACTAAGTATTTCGGAAACTGGCAGGATTACGACATGTACAAAGGCATGAAAGGAAACAACTGGCAGAAACAAATCTTTGGCCGTACAGGAGAAGTTCAAAGCCGTGACCTATCAATTCGTGGCGGTACTGATAAAATGAACTATAACTTCAATTATGCTCATTATGATGAGAAAGCTATCATGCTGGGGTCTGATTTCAACAGAAACAACTTATCTCTTGCCTTAAACAGTAAAGCTTCAGATAAAGTTGACTTATCTTTTACAGTTCGTTACTCAGATACTGAAATTAACGGTGCTGGTATGAACGAGCAAAACGAAGCTTCATCAGCAGATTCACGTTTAAAAAATATCGTTGGATATGCTCCAATTCCAGTTCCTGGTTTAACAAGCGATGATACAGATGAAGCAGTAGCAGAAAATTTAGTGCATCCATTTGTTGCTATTACAGACAATAACCGTCAGCAGTTTAGAAAAAACTTTAACACATTGGGAAGTTTTTCATGGAAAATTACTCCAAATTTAGTGTTCAAAACAGAATTAGGTCTCGATAATTATAACTATCAGGATTACCGTTTTTATGGCCGTACAACGTATTATGTAAAAAACAGTCCAGCGGCAGAAAGACAAGGTATGCCTGCATTGATAATGGGAGACAGAAAAGATACGCGTTTTAGAAATGCCAATACACTTAATTACGATTTGAAAAAATTAGTAGGAGAGAACCATAATTTAAAATTCCTTTTTGGGGAAGAATCAATTCAGTATAAAAGAAACGACGTAGCAAATACGATTCACGGATATCCATTATCTTTTGATTTGGATCAGGCGAAAAAATTAACCACACAAGGAACTCCTGTTTCAGTTGATAATTTTTATTTTCCAGACGATAAACTGCTTTCTTTCTTCGGACGTGTAAATTACGATTACAAAGACCGTTACCTTCTTACAGCAACTTATAGAGCAGACGGATCTAGTAAATTTCTAGGCGATAATAAATGGGGATTTTTCCCAGCAGCTGCGGCAGCTTGGAAAATATCAGGAGAAGAATTTATGAAAAATGCTTCAT
This is a stretch of genomic DNA from Flavobacterium endoglycinae. It encodes these proteins:
- a CDS encoding AraC family transcriptional regulator, with the protein product MPKLNQFKTLIIDEFEEEKFHLPPHSHTYYEIIYIKKGSGIHHINNNLLSYKAGDLFVISPDDEHYFDIKKSTRFIFIKFTDNYFNSKQNLTCDEFLVHTPENFMRDKILKETVLKFGEPCKTILRNTIENITKYDQYIDVTNSPIVFYQILSIFGLIKETIRCMNLQMTSTHIDNEQIANYIHQNIYQPKLVQIKTIAEHFNIAQTYFSAYFKRTFAISYRDYIHNLRTTLIEKRFQNNQLPIKQIAYEFGFTDESHLTNYFKKKRNMKPTDFKKL
- a CDS encoding MFS transporter; this encodes MKKSLIALSFGGLTIGITEFVMMGLLPDIASDMKVTIPVAGYLISSYALGVVIGAPLLVILGRNFPPKKMLLILAAMLTVFNALSIIAPSYNFLFASRFLSGLPHGAFFGVGAVVASRLADKGKEAQAIAIMFSGLTLANLIGVPIGTYIGHHFIWRYTFVLIAIVGLLTFFLIGLWMPKLEKGETVNMKEQLQFFKRTEAWLIIGITAIGFGGLFAWISYIAPLLINVSKFSEGDVSSILILAGLGMVVGNFVGGKLADKYSPAPTTLALLFVMSIDLILVYFFSSNQYVSLFLTFLTGAISFSVIAPIQMLMIRTAKGAEMIASASLQGSFNIGNALGAFLGGLPLAAGYSFASPNLIGVGMSVIGMLITLTLMRVRKSDLKLQSA
- a CDS encoding helix-turn-helix domain-containing protein, coding for MKLYIKNMVCSRCKMAVESEFEKLGLPTVSVELGEVELENEITENQKETLLKNLQNLGFDLLDDKKSKTIEKIKNLIVDLVHHKNNELKTNLSDYLVENLNQDYNSLSNLFSEIENTTIEKYFISQKIEKVKELLIYNELSLSEIADLLNYSNVAHLSNQFKKITGFTPTSFKQSKDKKRIQIENI
- a CDS encoding DUF3347 domain-containing protein; translated protein: MKNSITAVLAAIAIVFSVNTITANEIKLQTTTEDVLASGELQSVFDNYFAVKDALIKSDAKSTSAKAASLLTAIGAVKMDKLKSNEHTVWMKVVKKLTADAKAISSNTDIKKQRESFKSLSKNTYDLIKVSNPDQPIYKQYCPMADADWLSKEKAVKNPYYGSSMLTCGNVVETIK
- a CDS encoding SusC/RagA family TonB-linked outer membrane protein, with amino-acid sequence MNFKDLLNKAAIRCSAVVFLLCLLMSNKMQAQAVTIEGIVKDAAGLSLPGVNVLEKGTKNGTSTDFDGHYKIKLTNPKAVLSFSFIGFKTVDISAEGKTKVNTTLSEDSNNLNEVVVIGYGTSKKSDLTGAVATFSGNEVRKIPVPNVAEALTGRIAGVQVTSSEGSPDSNVQVRIRGNGSLSQDASPLYIVDGFPVNNINDISSSDIETMTVLKDASSTAIYGSRGAYGVIIITTKKGKDGKIAVNFNMFYGMKKLANTIDVTAPEDYVKWQYEYALMDQTDKTILTNPNSYTKYFGNWQDYDMYKGMKGNNWQKQIFGRTGEVQSRDLSIRGGTDKMNYNFNYAHYDEKAIMLGSDFNRNNLSLALNSKASDKVDLSFTVRYSDTEINGAGMNEQNEASSADSRLKNIVGYAPIPVPGLTSDDTDEAVAENLVHPFVAITDNNRQQFRKNFNTLGSFSWKITPNLVFKTELGLDNYNYQDYRFYGRTTYYVKNSPAAERQGMPALIMGDRKDTRFRNANTLNYDLKKLVGENHNLKFLFGEESIQYKRNDVANTIHGYPLSFDLDQAKKLTTQGTPVSVDNFYFPDDKLLSFFGRVNYDYKDRYLLTATYRADGSSKFLGDNKWGFFPAAAAAWKISGEEFMKNASWINLLKLRVSYGEAGNNNIPTGQMVQSFISSTSTWINGVDNYWAASKTMANPDLKWETTVTQNIGLDFDLFKNKVTGSVELYKNKTKDLLMNFPISGGGYDFQYRNMGEIQNSGVEASLNLNLIERPKYGVSLSFNAAFNTNRINSIGVMDDFKASSGWASTAIGTDYLVNVGQPLGIMYGYKSDGRYEVSDFDYNAGTYTLKAGVPDGTTIVGKMQPGAMKLKDINDDGKVDVNDLTIIGNANPKATGGFVLNANAYGFDLSAAFNYSIGNDVYNANKVEFSTSVPNGQYRNLSSEMADGKRWTNLDPTSGQLVTDPAQLAALNANTTMWSPYMPRYVFTDWAVEDGSFLRLNTLSLGYTTPNELTSALGVSKLRFYLTASNVFVWTKYSGPDPESSTRRNTPYTPGVDYSAYPRSRQLIFGLNLNF